One segment of Mycolicibacterium sp. YH-1 DNA contains the following:
- a CDS encoding DUF5319 domain-containing protein, which produces MRDHLPPGLPPDPFADDPCDPSAALDAIEPGQPLDPQERIAVEADLADLAVYEALLAHKGIRGLVVCCDECQQDHYHDWDMLRANLLQLLVDGTVRPHEPAYDPEPDAYVTWDYCRGYADASLNEATSSDSDGYR; this is translated from the coding sequence GTGCGTGATCACCTGCCGCCGGGTCTGCCGCCGGACCCGTTTGCCGACGACCCATGTGATCCGTCTGCTGCGCTCGATGCGATCGAGCCCGGCCAGCCGCTGGACCCGCAGGAACGCATCGCGGTTGAGGCCGATCTCGCCGACCTGGCGGTATACGAGGCCCTGTTGGCCCACAAGGGCATTCGCGGCCTGGTTGTCTGCTGCGACGAGTGCCAGCAGGACCACTACCACGACTGGGACATGCTGCGCGCAAACCTGCTGCAGCTTCTGGTCGACGGTACGGTCCGTCCCCACGAGCCGGCGTACGATCCGGAACCCGACGCCTACGTGACGTGGGACTACTGCCGCGGTTACGCGGATGCCTCGCTCAACGAGGCGACATCGTCGGACTCCGACGGCTATCGCTGA
- a CDS encoding anti-sigma-D factor RsdA, translating into MADYGRWSSNGGDPSLNEINRVDQFIEALSSNRQAYSTDREEAELAFLFADWRDGVRETPTSVTITEQDAVEALRAGQPSTRRVGRGHLAVVGSAAAAVLCLGGFGAAVYGAAPGDGLYGVRTMFFGDQKATRDDQVVLAAQTELAEVQRLVEQGQWDQAQDKLVALSTTVQSVEQVESKHDLIEQWNALTYKVVEQNPAATLPPVGDPMPVLPDSPLTLLPVPVIEDTTSAPTSVPASPSDTSLPSPTDTPGPEVLLTPPSDSSLPSTSPTSPTETSTPPSSTPPSSTPTSSVPTSTTTAPPSTSTTTAPSTTTAPTTTAPTTTAPTTTAPTTTTATKAATSTVTATTTVPTAPVAEAPPVSQAPAAEPSQPASAPRTAVTTSAAPSTVREESTDAGEESVAPVTTTVVAPGGGE; encoded by the coding sequence ATGGCTGATTACGGTCGCTGGTCCTCCAACGGGGGAGACCCGTCGCTCAACGAGATCAACCGCGTCGATCAGTTCATCGAGGCGTTGAGTTCCAACCGGCAGGCCTACTCGACGGATCGCGAAGAGGCAGAACTGGCGTTCCTGTTCGCCGACTGGCGCGACGGTGTCCGCGAGACGCCGACCTCCGTAACGATCACCGAGCAGGACGCCGTCGAGGCCCTGCGTGCGGGCCAGCCCTCCACCCGACGTGTTGGCCGCGGGCATCTGGCCGTCGTCGGTTCCGCCGCCGCGGCCGTGTTGTGCCTCGGCGGATTCGGTGCGGCCGTCTACGGTGCGGCACCCGGCGACGGTCTGTATGGCGTGCGGACGATGTTCTTCGGCGACCAGAAGGCCACCCGTGACGATCAGGTGGTGCTCGCCGCGCAGACCGAGCTGGCCGAGGTTCAGCGACTGGTCGAGCAGGGCCAGTGGGATCAGGCCCAGGACAAGCTCGTCGCGCTGTCGACCACCGTGCAGAGCGTCGAGCAGGTGGAGAGCAAGCACGACCTGATCGAGCAGTGGAACGCCCTGACCTACAAGGTCGTCGAGCAGAACCCCGCGGCGACGCTGCCCCCGGTGGGCGACCCCATGCCGGTTCTGCCCGACTCGCCGCTGACGCTGCTGCCCGTTCCCGTCATCGAAGACACCACGTCAGCCCCGACGTCAGTCCCGGCATCACCGTCGGACACGTCGCTGCCGTCGCCGACTGACACCCCCGGACCCGAGGTGCTGCTCACGCCGCCGTCGGATTCGTCGCTGCCGTCAACCTCGCCGACGAGCCCGACCGAGACGTCAACGCCGCCGAGTTCAACACCGCCGAGTTCAACACCGACCAGTTCGGTGCCGACCTCGACGACGACCGCGCCACCCAGCACGTCGACCACGACGGCCCCGTCGACGACAACCGCCCCGACCACGACGGCTCCGACCACGACGGCTCCTACGACGACGGCGCCGACGACGACAACCGCGACCAAGGCCGCGACGTCCACCGTGACCGCCACGACGACGGTGCCAACGGCTCCGGTCGCCGAAGCGCCCCCGGTGAGCCAAGCCCCGGCCGCGGAGCCGAGTCAGCCCGCCAGTGCGCCCAGGACGGCGGTTACGACGTCGGCCGCGCCGTCGACCGTGCGCGAGGAGTCGACCGATGCGGGCGAGGAGAGCGTCGCACCCGTGACGACCACAGTCGTGGCGCCGGGTGGCGGTGAATGA
- a CDS encoding sigma-70 family RNA polymerase sigma factor produces MTISGDGLDAVVAQAVAGDRDALRIVLETIRPIIVRYCRARIGTAERSGVSADDVAQEVCLAAITALPRYRDQGRPFLAFVYGIAAHKVADSHRAAGRNKSDATDTLPDRPSRDAGPEQMAIDSESAARMDKLLATLPEKQREIVILRVVVGMSAEETAEAVGSTAGAVRVAQHRALARLKAEIVATGPDHG; encoded by the coding sequence ATGACAATTTCGGGAGATGGTCTCGATGCTGTCGTTGCTCAGGCGGTGGCCGGCGATCGAGACGCGCTCCGGATAGTGCTGGAGACCATCCGCCCGATCATCGTCCGGTATTGCCGGGCGAGGATCGGAACCGCGGAACGAAGTGGTGTATCAGCTGACGACGTGGCTCAGGAGGTGTGCTTGGCCGCCATCACGGCGCTGCCGCGCTATAGGGATCAGGGACGACCGTTCCTGGCCTTCGTCTATGGCATCGCCGCACACAAGGTTGCTGACTCCCACCGCGCTGCTGGGCGTAACAAGAGCGATGCAACCGACACCCTGCCGGACCGGCCGTCGAGAGACGCCGGACCCGAGCAGATGGCGATCGACTCCGAGTCGGCCGCCCGGATGGACAAGCTGCTGGCCACCCTGCCCGAGAAGCAGCGCGAGATCGTGATCCTGCGCGTCGTCGTCGGAATGAGCGCCGAGGAGACCGCCGAGGCGGTCGGCAGTACGGCGGGCGCCGTCCGTGTGGCACAGCACCGCGCGCTGGCGCGGTTGAAGGCCGAAATCGTAGCGACAGGACCAGACCATGGCTGA
- a CDS encoding WhiB family transcriptional regulator gives MPQPQQLPGPNADIWDWQMQGLCRGVESSVFFHPDGERGRARAQREMRAKEMCRACPVIAQCRSHALGVGEPYGIWGGLSEAERELLLKRGIRRSA, from the coding sequence ATGCCACAGCCACAGCAGCTGCCTGGACCCAACGCCGATATCTGGGATTGGCAAATGCAAGGGCTTTGCCGGGGCGTCGAGTCATCGGTGTTCTTCCACCCCGACGGAGAACGCGGCCGCGCCCGCGCGCAACGCGAGATGCGCGCCAAGGAGATGTGCCGCGCCTGCCCGGTGATCGCACAGTGCCGTTCGCACGCACTCGGTGTCGGTGAGCCATATGGAATCTGGGGCGGCCTGAGCGAGGCCGAGCGCGAGCTGTTGCTCAAGAGAGGAATTCGCCGCTCCGCCTGA
- a CDS encoding OsmC family protein, whose amino-acid sequence MTDDQTGDPAASSEGTVTVTEAGAGTYTQQITLGRHRLVADEPLPIGDDAGPTPYDLLLASLGSCTSMTVRMYANGKGWPLERVRVTLRHQRIHAEDCADCETKKGWINQIDLHVELVGNLDETQRQRLLQIAQRCPIHQTLTSEVHITTTSQ is encoded by the coding sequence ATGACAGACGACCAGACTGGCGATCCCGCTGCGTCCTCCGAGGGCACGGTCACCGTGACGGAGGCAGGTGCTGGGACCTACACACAGCAGATCACCCTCGGGCGCCATCGGCTCGTCGCTGACGAGCCACTGCCGATCGGCGACGACGCGGGGCCGACACCCTACGATCTGCTGCTGGCCAGCCTCGGGTCATGTACGTCCATGACGGTACGGATGTACGCCAACGGGAAGGGCTGGCCGCTCGAGCGCGTTCGAGTCACACTGCGACACCAACGCATTCACGCCGAGGACTGTGCTGATTGCGAGACCAAGAAGGGATGGATCAACCAGATTGATCTCCACGTCGAATTGGTGGGCAATCTCGACGAGACTCAACGGCAACGGCTATTGCAGATCGCGCAGCGTTGCCCGATTCATCAGACGCTGACCTCAGAGGTTCACATCACGACCACATCGCAGTGA
- a CDS encoding adenylate/guanylate cyclase domain-containing protein produces MDRIWQWAWDRYGARYSWACWVLTFPLALPIYLGWSLAIVAFERSDRYIEVVAVNVVAIFAYLYVLILPGTSGVRLGERWAAGEDVDRESALQATYRYGRTAIVRSVVLTVVWAAALFVGVGTIAGASGSRLVQYAVTGAIAATAGQLITVHSYTEGALRPARAALISGAGIGDSLPRSRPTFTTWTIAAMLAVGFAFAVLGALLGDVFDVGRHGPVLAVVLGGVLVVVCGPLLWAAYSPLLQPIRDLTRGTERVAAGDYSQRLPVVQDDDLGALAASFNRMQAGLAERQRLQAAFGIYVDPGLAARLLEQGDDVFSGERREVTVMFVDIRDFTPFAEANTAEDTVARLNALFEIVVPAVVDAGGHVNKFLGDGALAVFGAPNDLADHADEAVSAAVLIHRLVGERFGGVLRIGVGINTGVVIAGTIGGGGKLEFTLIGDTVNVAARVEQLTKATGDAILLTGHCVDALVARPPGLTERGSHALKGKSAPVHVYGLNPTA; encoded by the coding sequence ATGGACCGCATCTGGCAGTGGGCGTGGGATCGGTACGGGGCCAGGTATTCGTGGGCGTGTTGGGTGCTCACGTTCCCGCTGGCGCTGCCGATTTATCTAGGTTGGTCGCTGGCCATTGTCGCCTTCGAGAGATCCGATCGCTACATCGAAGTGGTCGCGGTGAACGTGGTCGCCATATTCGCCTACCTGTACGTGCTGATACTTCCCGGTACGAGTGGGGTCCGCCTCGGTGAGCGGTGGGCCGCTGGCGAGGACGTCGATCGAGAGAGCGCGCTACAGGCCACCTACAGGTATGGCCGGACAGCGATTGTGAGGTCGGTGGTCCTCACCGTTGTCTGGGCCGCGGCGCTGTTCGTTGGTGTCGGGACGATTGCCGGAGCGAGCGGGTCACGGCTGGTCCAGTACGCGGTCACGGGCGCGATCGCCGCAACTGCTGGCCAGCTGATCACTGTGCACAGCTACACCGAGGGAGCGTTGCGGCCCGCTAGGGCTGCGCTCATCTCGGGTGCGGGAATCGGTGATTCCCTGCCTCGCTCTCGTCCGACGTTCACCACGTGGACTATCGCGGCCATGCTCGCGGTGGGGTTTGCGTTCGCCGTTTTGGGCGCGTTGCTGGGAGACGTGTTCGATGTGGGCAGGCACGGCCCTGTGCTCGCCGTCGTGCTCGGCGGTGTGCTGGTGGTTGTCTGTGGGCCGTTGCTTTGGGCCGCATATTCTCCTCTCCTGCAACCCATTCGAGATCTCACCAGAGGAACTGAGCGTGTTGCTGCCGGTGACTACAGTCAACGTCTACCGGTGGTGCAGGACGATGACCTCGGCGCGCTGGCGGCGTCGTTCAACCGTATGCAGGCGGGTTTGGCTGAGCGGCAACGACTTCAGGCCGCGTTCGGGATCTACGTCGACCCGGGCTTGGCGGCGCGGCTGCTGGAGCAGGGCGACGATGTGTTCAGCGGCGAGCGTCGCGAGGTGACGGTGATGTTCGTGGACATCCGGGACTTCACGCCGTTCGCGGAGGCGAACACGGCCGAGGACACCGTCGCTCGGCTCAACGCGCTGTTCGAGATCGTGGTGCCCGCCGTCGTGGACGCGGGTGGGCACGTCAACAAGTTCCTCGGTGACGGCGCGCTGGCCGTCTTCGGCGCCCCCAACGACCTCGCGGATCATGCCGACGAGGCGGTGAGCGCCGCGGTGCTGATTCACCGCCTGGTGGGCGAGCGGTTCGGCGGCGTGCTGCGGATCGGCGTCGGGATCAACACCGGTGTGGTGATCGCGGGCACCATCGGTGGTGGCGGGAAGCTCGAGTTCACGTTGATCGGTGACACCGTCAATGTCGCAGCCCGCGTCGAGCAGCTCACGAAGGCGACCGGTGATGCGATCCTGCTCACCGGTCACTGCGTCGACGCACTTGTCGCTCGGCCACCCGGGCTGACCGAGCGGGGATCTCATGCCCTGAAAGGTAAGTCAGCCCCGGTGCACGTCTATGGCCTCAACCCAACGGCGTGA
- a CDS encoding enoyl-CoA hydratase translates to MDEPLLLQHRDDRGVVTLTLNRPKTFNALSEAMLAALGDAVDALADDDGVRAVVLGATGKAFCAGHDLKEMRAEPSLEYYERLFAQCTAVMLAIQRVPVPVIARVHGLATAAGCQLVAMCDLAVASDDARFAVSGINVGLFCATPGVALSRNVPRKAAFEMLVTGEFVSAEEARVLGLVNRVVAADALDDAVEELVARIVAKPAVAVAVGKSLFYRQIEVGIESAYQDAGATMACNMMDPSALEGVQAFIEKRPPSWLAAPASTT, encoded by the coding sequence ATGGACGAACCGCTGTTGCTGCAACACCGCGATGATCGCGGCGTCGTGACGCTGACACTGAACCGCCCCAAGACATTCAACGCACTGTCCGAGGCGATGCTCGCGGCGCTAGGTGACGCCGTCGACGCGCTTGCCGATGATGACGGGGTCCGCGCCGTCGTGCTCGGGGCAACCGGCAAGGCCTTCTGCGCTGGTCACGATCTGAAGGAAATGCGGGCCGAGCCCTCTCTCGAGTACTACGAGCGCTTGTTCGCACAGTGCACAGCCGTGATGCTCGCGATCCAGCGCGTGCCGGTCCCGGTGATCGCCCGTGTTCATGGGCTCGCGACTGCTGCGGGATGCCAGCTCGTCGCGATGTGTGACCTCGCGGTGGCGAGCGATGACGCGCGCTTCGCGGTCAGCGGCATCAACGTCGGGCTCTTCTGCGCGACACCCGGGGTGGCGCTGTCCCGCAATGTGCCGCGTAAAGCAGCCTTCGAGATGCTCGTCACGGGCGAATTCGTCTCTGCCGAGGAGGCGCGCGTGTTGGGACTGGTCAACCGGGTGGTTGCGGCCGACGCGCTCGACGACGCGGTCGAGGAGCTGGTGGCGCGCATTGTTGCCAAGCCGGCCGTCGCCGTCGCGGTGGGGAAGTCCCTGTTCTACCGCCAGATCGAGGTCGGTATCGAATCCGCGTATCAGGATGCGGGCGCGACCATGGCCTGCAACATGATGGATCCGAGCGCGCTCGAGGGCGTCCAGGCCTTCATTGAGAAGCGCCCGCCCAGTTGGCTGGCGGCACCGGCGTCAACGACTTAG
- the groL gene encoding chaperonin GroEL (60 kDa chaperone family; promotes refolding of misfolded polypeptides especially under stressful conditions; forms two stacked rings of heptamers to form a barrel-shaped 14mer; ends can be capped by GroES; misfolded proteins enter the barrel where they are refolded when GroES binds), with protein sequence MSKQIEFNETARRALEAGVDKLAGAVRVTLGPRGRHVVLAKAFGGPVVTNDGVTIAREIDLEDPFENMGAQLVKSVATKTNDVAGDGTTTATVLAQAIIKAGLRNVAAGANPIAVGSGISKAADAVSEALLAAATPVNDKKAIAQVATVSSRDAEIGELVGEAMTVVGHDGVVTIEESSTMSTELEVTEGVGFDKGFLSAYFVTDFDSQEAVLEDALVLLHRDKISSLPDLLPLLEKVAESGKPLLIIAEDVDGEALSTLVVNAIRKTLKAVAVKAPFFGDRRKAFLDDLAVVTGGQVVNPDVGLLLREAGLDVLGTARRVVVNKDSTVIVDGGGSADAVQARASQLRAEIESTDSDWDREKLEERLAKLAGGIAVIKVGAATETDLKKRKEAVEDAVAAAKAAVEEGIVTGGGAALVQAGAVLDKLRESLSGDEAIGVDVFAAALSSPLYWIATNAGLDGAVVVNKVRELPAGHGFNAATLSYGDLVADGIVDPVKVTRSAVVNAASVARMVLSTETAIVEKPVEADDDHGHGHHGHAH encoded by the coding sequence ATGAGCAAGCAGATTGAGTTCAACGAGACTGCGCGACGGGCGTTGGAGGCGGGCGTCGACAAGCTCGCCGGCGCAGTACGCGTGACGCTCGGTCCCCGCGGCAGGCACGTCGTGCTCGCCAAGGCCTTCGGTGGCCCCGTGGTGACCAATGACGGTGTCACCATCGCGCGTGAGATCGACCTGGAAGACCCGTTCGAGAACATGGGTGCCCAGCTGGTCAAGTCGGTCGCCACCAAGACCAACGACGTCGCCGGTGACGGCACCACGACCGCAACTGTCCTGGCCCAGGCCATCATCAAGGCCGGGCTGCGCAACGTCGCGGCGGGCGCCAACCCCATCGCCGTCGGCTCGGGTATCAGCAAGGCCGCCGACGCCGTGTCCGAGGCGCTGCTCGCCGCGGCCACCCCGGTCAACGACAAGAAGGCCATCGCGCAGGTCGCCACCGTCTCCTCGCGCGACGCGGAGATCGGCGAACTGGTCGGTGAGGCAATGACCGTCGTCGGCCATGACGGCGTCGTCACCATCGAGGAATCGTCGACGATGTCGACCGAACTCGAGGTCACCGAGGGCGTCGGCTTCGACAAGGGTTTCCTGTCGGCGTACTTCGTCACCGACTTCGACTCGCAGGAAGCCGTCCTCGAGGATGCGCTGGTGCTGCTGCACCGCGACAAGATCAGCTCGCTGCCCGATCTGCTCCCGCTGCTGGAGAAGGTCGCCGAATCCGGTAAGCCGCTGCTGATCATTGCCGAGGACGTCGACGGTGAGGCGCTGTCCACCCTGGTGGTCAACGCGATCCGCAAGACGCTGAAGGCCGTGGCGGTCAAGGCACCGTTCTTCGGTGACCGCCGCAAGGCGTTCCTCGACGACCTTGCGGTCGTCACCGGCGGCCAGGTCGTCAACCCCGATGTGGGGCTGCTGCTTCGCGAGGCCGGGCTGGACGTGCTGGGCACCGCGCGCCGCGTCGTGGTCAACAAGGACAGCACCGTGATCGTCGACGGTGGCGGCTCTGCCGATGCCGTGCAGGCGCGCGCTTCACAGCTGCGGGCCGAGATCGAGTCGACCGATTCCGACTGGGATCGCGAGAAGCTCGAGGAGCGGCTGGCCAAGCTGGCCGGCGGCATCGCGGTCATCAAGGTCGGCGCGGCCACCGAGACCGACCTGAAGAAGCGCAAGGAGGCCGTCGAGGACGCGGTCGCCGCGGCCAAGGCAGCCGTCGAGGAGGGCATCGTCACCGGTGGTGGCGCGGCGCTGGTTCAGGCCGGCGCGGTGCTGGACAAGCTGCGCGAGTCGCTCAGTGGTGACGAGGCGATCGGCGTTGACGTCTTCGCCGCAGCGCTGTCATCCCCGCTGTACTGGATCGCCACCAACGCAGGCCTCGATGGGGCCGTCGTGGTGAACAAGGTCCGCGAACTGCCCGCCGGGCACGGCTTCAACGCCGCGACCCTGTCGTACGGCGATCTGGTTGCCGACGGCATCGTCGACCCGGTGAAGGTCACCCGCTCCGCGGTGGTCAACGCGGCATCGGTCGCGCGCATGGTGCTCTCCACCGAGACCGCGATCGTCGAGAAGCCCGTCGAGGCGGACGATGATCACGGGCACGGCCACCACGGCCACGCTCACTAG
- the groES gene encoding co-chaperone GroES, giving the protein MASVNIKPLEDKILVQANEAETTTASGLVIPDTAKEKPQEGTVVAVGPGRWDEDGEKRIPLDVAEGDTVIYSKYGGTEIKYNGEEYLILSARDVLAVVNK; this is encoded by the coding sequence GTGGCGAGCGTCAACATCAAGCCACTCGAGGACAAGATCCTCGTACAGGCCAACGAGGCCGAGACGACCACCGCATCCGGTCTGGTCATCCCCGACACGGCCAAGGAGAAGCCGCAGGAAGGCACCGTCGTCGCAGTTGGCCCCGGCCGCTGGGACGAGGATGGCGAAAAGCGCATCCCCCTGGACGTCGCCGAGGGCGACACCGTCATCTACAGCAAGTACGGCGGCACCGAGATCAAGTACAACGGCGAGGAGTACTTGATCCTCTCCGCGCGCGACGTGCTGGCAGTCGTCAACAAGTAA
- a CDS encoding HNH endonuclease signature motif containing protein yields the protein MFDPPPPEPAEMGRLDDAALIAAVEGWARSAAAAEARKYAAIAELERRRDTAEHPNWACDDWDAAAAEIAAALNIGHRRASGEMDIAVMLRDRFPKVGAMFLSGAVDARRVAVIADRTYLVQDSTALTELDAAIAERITDWGPLSEYKLTQAIDVWVDSVDPGALRRTRSNARSRDFKVSDPDEKAGTSAVWGRLLATDAALLKQRLAAMARDVCEDDPRTTAQRRADAVGALAAGSQHLRCMCDNPQCPAASDDGRASSVIVHVIAEEAATTGSPDPYLHGEDPVGDDSAEDTGSTKAALITGGGAVPAPLLADLIAHGAQVRPVVAPDTAPEPRYRPSAALDEFVRVRDMTCRFPGCDRPAMTGDIDHTVPYPAGPTHAGGLKCYCRKHHLLKTFWPGWSDHQLADGTVVVTTPTGRAYVTKPGASLFFPGWAIATPAPPPATPATPSAYRSVMMPTRKRARMKARADRIKAERTLNDAHVAERNRPPPF from the coding sequence GTGTTCGACCCGCCGCCACCGGAGCCCGCTGAGATGGGCAGACTCGACGATGCCGCGTTGATCGCGGCCGTCGAGGGCTGGGCACGCAGCGCAGCAGCGGCCGAGGCCCGCAAGTACGCCGCCATCGCCGAACTCGAGCGCCGTCGCGATACTGCCGAACACCCCAACTGGGCGTGCGACGACTGGGACGCCGCCGCAGCGGAAATCGCCGCTGCCCTGAATATCGGCCACCGCCGCGCGAGCGGCGAGATGGACATCGCGGTCATGCTGCGTGACAGGTTCCCGAAGGTCGGAGCGATGTTCCTGTCAGGTGCGGTGGACGCCCGTCGGGTGGCAGTGATCGCGGATCGCACCTATCTCGTTCAGGATTCGACCGCGTTGACGGAACTGGACGCCGCGATCGCCGAACGCATCACCGACTGGGGACCGCTGTCCGAGTACAAACTCACGCAGGCCATCGACGTATGGGTCGACTCGGTCGATCCTGGCGCGCTGCGACGCACGCGCAGTAACGCTCGATCGCGCGACTTCAAGGTGTCCGACCCCGACGAGAAGGCCGGCACCTCTGCCGTGTGGGGTCGGTTGTTAGCCACCGATGCCGCACTGCTGAAACAGCGGCTGGCGGCGATGGCCCGCGATGTGTGCGAGGACGACCCACGCACAACGGCGCAGCGCCGCGCCGACGCCGTTGGCGCGCTCGCGGCGGGTTCTCAACACCTTCGCTGCATGTGTGACAACCCGCAGTGCCCCGCAGCCTCCGATGACGGACGTGCCAGCAGTGTCATCGTTCACGTGATTGCCGAGGAGGCGGCCACGACCGGCTCTCCCGACCCGTACCTGCACGGTGAGGATCCGGTCGGCGACGACAGTGCGGAGGACACCGGCAGTACGAAGGCGGCCTTGATCACGGGCGGCGGCGCGGTGCCCGCGCCCCTGCTGGCCGACCTGATCGCCCATGGTGCGCAGGTGCGACCCGTCGTGGCACCCGACACCGCGCCTGAGCCTCGATATCGGCCCAGCGCCGCACTCGACGAATTCGTCCGGGTGCGGGACATGACGTGCCGCTTTCCTGGCTGTGACCGTCCCGCGATGACCGGCGACATCGACCACACCGTGCCCTATCCGGCGGGGCCCACTCACGCCGGTGGCTTGAAGTGCTACTGCCGAAAGCATCACTTGCTCAAGACTTTCTGGCCGGGATGGTCCGATCACCAGCTGGCCGACGGCACCGTGGTCGTGACCACTCCCACCGGGCGCGCCTACGTCACGAAACCCGGTGCCAGCCTGTTCTTCCCGGGGTGGGCCATCGCCACCCCGGCACCACCGCCTGCCACACCGGCAACGCCAAGTGCCTACCGCTCGGTGATGATGCCGACCCGAAAACGCGCCCGCATGAAGGCACGCGCCGACCGCATCAAGGCGGAGCGCACACTCAACGATGCCCATGTGGCGGAACGCAATAGGCCGCCGCCGTTCTGA
- a CDS encoding nuclear transport factor 2 family protein — translation MSLDALAARFAVTDLLYRYAELIDAGDFDGVGELLGRGNFMGVSGASSIAKLFATTTRRFPDHGNTPRTRHLVQNPIVDVDGDVATSRSTFCVVQGTETVPLQPIVVGRYADTFARDEDGWYFTERKVDVELVGDVSAHLMIDPRQYG, via the coding sequence GTGAGCCTCGATGCACTCGCGGCCCGATTTGCCGTCACCGACCTGCTGTACCGCTACGCCGAGCTGATCGACGCGGGTGACTTCGACGGCGTTGGTGAACTGCTCGGCCGGGGCAACTTCATGGGTGTGAGCGGCGCATCCTCGATCGCCAAGCTCTTCGCGACGACCACCCGCCGCTTCCCGGACCACGGCAATACGCCGCGCACGCGGCACCTGGTGCAGAACCCGATCGTCGACGTGGATGGTGACGTCGCCACGTCTCGGTCGACGTTCTGTGTCGTTCAGGGCACCGAGACGGTGCCGCTGCAGCCAATCGTCGTCGGACGATATGCCGACACGTTCGCCCGCGACGAGGACGGCTGGTACTTCACCGAACGCAAGGTGGACGTCGAGTTGGTGGGGGACGTCTCGGCGCACCTGATGATCGACCCGCGCCAGTACGGCTAG
- the tsaD gene encoding tRNA (adenosine(37)-N6)-threonylcarbamoyltransferase complex transferase subunit TsaD — protein MIILAIESSCDETGVGICDLADDGTVTLLADEVASSVDEHARFGGVVPEIASRAHLEALGPTMRRALDVAGVSRPDVVAATIGPGLAGALLVGVAAAKAYAAAWEVPFYAVNHLGGHLAADVYEHGPLPESVGLLVSGGHTHLLHVRSLGEPIEELGSTVDDAAGEAYDKVARLLGLGYPGGRVLDELARTGDRDAVVFPRGMTGPRDAPNVFSFSGLKTAVARYVESHPEASQADVAAGFQEAVADVLTMKAVRAATTLGVSTLLIAGGVAANSRLRELAEERCAAAGLTLRIPRPRLCTDNGAMIASFAAQLIAAGASPSPLDVASDPGLPVLKGQVA, from the coding sequence ATGATCATCCTGGCGATCGAGAGTTCGTGCGATGAGACCGGTGTCGGTATCTGCGATCTCGCTGACGACGGCACCGTCACACTGTTGGCCGACGAGGTGGCCTCCAGCGTCGACGAGCACGCGCGGTTCGGCGGCGTCGTCCCCGAGATCGCGTCCCGCGCGCACCTGGAGGCGCTCGGCCCCACCATGCGTCGGGCGCTGGACGTCGCAGGCGTCTCTCGGCCCGACGTGGTCGCCGCGACCATAGGGCCCGGCCTCGCGGGTGCGCTGCTGGTCGGCGTCGCCGCGGCCAAGGCGTACGCCGCGGCCTGGGAGGTGCCGTTCTACGCCGTGAACCACCTCGGCGGTCATCTCGCGGCTGACGTCTACGAGCACGGACCGTTGCCCGAGAGCGTTGGGCTGCTCGTCTCGGGCGGTCACACCCACCTGCTGCACGTGCGGTCGCTGGGGGAGCCGATCGAGGAACTCGGCAGCACCGTCGACGACGCGGCGGGGGAGGCCTACGACAAGGTGGCCCGCCTACTGGGGCTCGGCTATCCCGGCGGCAGGGTTCTCGACGAACTCGCGCGCACCGGCGATCGCGATGCGGTGGTGTTCCCGCGCGGTATGACCGGCCCGCGCGACGCCCCGAACGTGTTCAGCTTCTCCGGTCTCAAGACGGCGGTGGCGCGCTACGTCGAAAGCCATCCGGAGGCCTCGCAGGCCGACGTGGCCGCAGGCTTCCAGGAGGCCGTCGCCGACGTGCTCACCATGAAGGCCGTGCGGGCCGCCACCACGCTCGGGGTGTCGACGCTGCTGATCGCCGGTGGGGTGGCGGCCAACTCAAGGCTGCGTGAGCTTGCCGAGGAACGCTGCGCCGCAGCGGGTTTGACGTTACGCATCCCGCGACCGCGGCTGTGCACCGACAATGGCGCGATGATCGCATCCTTTGCCGCCCAGCTCATCGCGGCGGGCGCGTCGCCGTCGCCACTCGATGTTGCCAGCGACCCCGGGCTGCCGGTGCTGAAGGGTCAGGTCGCGTGA